The following are encoded in a window of Labrus bergylta chromosome 16, fLabBer1.1, whole genome shotgun sequence genomic DNA:
- the yipf2 gene encoding protein YIPF2, with protein MASPNDLQFQEFEEAAELLSADPGASTLSMSASNTNNTTTGGGGAGEEVKLDLSEDEEGQEESSELLAGQKASGGFWTFEYYQSFFNVDTVQVLDRVKGSVMPLPGKNFVKHHLRSNPDLYGPFWICVTLVFSVAISGNLSSFLSQMGNPEYHYRPQFHRVTIAAIIIFMYAWLVPIGLWGFLTWRQGTERQVGGYSFLETVCVYGYSLFIYIPTSVLWIIPFEWLRWALILVAMVISGSVLVLTFWPVVRDDTKVMAMATVATIVVLHTLLAVGCKMYFFQTATHIPTTPLSTTSPTHTTLVTKAH; from the exons ATGGCCAGTCCAAATGATCTTCAGTTTCAAG agtTTGAAGAAGCGGCAGAGCTTCTGTCTGCAGACCCCGGAGCTTCCACCCTCAGTATGTCTgcctccaacaccaacaacactacaacaggaggaggaggcgcaggagaggaggtgaaactgGACCTGTCGGAGGACGAGGAGGGTCAGGAGGAGAGTTCAGAG CTGTTAGCAGGACAGAAAGCCAGCGGGGGATTCTGGACCTTTGAGTACTATCAGTCCTTTTTTAACGTCGACACAGTGCAG GTCCTGGACAGAGTGAAAGGCTCCGTGATGCCATTACCGGGAAAGAACTTTGTCAAACATCACCTCAGGAGCAACCCCGACCTTTATG GTCCGTTCTGGATCTGTGTGACCCTGGTCTTCTCCGTCGCGATCAGCGGGAACTTGTCCTCCTTCCTGAGTCAGATGGGAAACCCCGAGTATCACTACAGACCGCAGTTCCACAGAG TGACCATAGCTGCAATCATCATCTTCATGTACGCCTGGCTGGTGCCTATCGGCCTATGGGGTTTCCTGACCTGGAGGCAAGGGACGGAGAGGCAGGTCGGAGGATATTCCTTCCTGGAAACCGTATGTGTGTACGGCTACTCGCTCTTCATCTACATCCCCACCTCG GTTTTGTGGATCATACCGTTCGAGTGGCTACGCTGGGCATTGATcctggttgccatggtgatctCTGGCTCTGTCCTGGTCCTCACCTTCTGGCCCGTTGTCCGAGACGACACCAAGGTGATGGCGATGGCCACAGTCGCCACCATCGTGGTTCTGCACACGCTGCTGGCCGTGGGCTGTAAG aTGTATTTCTTCCAGACAGCTACACATATACCAACAACCCCCCTCTCTACAACCTCCCCGACTCACACCACACTGGTCACCAAAGCGCACTAA